In a genomic window of Gigantopelta aegis isolate Gae_Host chromosome 9, Gae_host_genome, whole genome shotgun sequence:
- the LOC121381912 gene encoding uncharacterized protein LOC121381912 — protein sequence MCSTAILNIIVSDCSTCLTVSSGRTNRTAMFLFRRFSNLMTGLLIYAIITSFVIVFYVLLPVRVGLNTGSVYKLGSREIKDYGVVRLQQSETNDKLVMVDHHDHEFSPENNVNICEIFDVIKSVDPTASTLNSNLFCDEYANSTDLACRRFYFQNGLPENGMCKRTSKDNVVPKIVYYVIFGAYTFKFWEYVSVMSAKKFINPTAIYVIADAHPLGYWWQRVLSDVTGVRFIYRERPKIGNSTVKWKHHLSDLVRLQMLLANGGIYLDTDMVVVRSLDPLRHNDITMGLIENGTGMGNALIMARRGSPFVREWYENYSNYKSDQFYRNSLHVPRDMWIRNPKSIHLESDRFYRPNWFEADLLFKKTDYPWRNNYAIHVWTNGNPVPKSPEVLRKLNTTIAQVFRHVLYDDPEIEGHS from the exons ATGTGCAGCACTGCTATATTGAACATTATTGTCTCCGACTGTTCGACATGTCTAACTG tctCCAGCGGTAGGACCAACAGAACAGCCATGTTTTTGTTCAGAAGGTTCTCCAATCTGATGACCGGCTTGTTAATCTACGCCATCATAACGTCATTCGTTATTGTGTTCTACGTTTTACTGCCCGTCCGCGTCGGGCTAAACACAGGGTCTGTATACAAGCTAGGATCCAGGGAGATCAAAGACTATGGTGTCGTCAGGCTCCAGCAAAGTGAAACCAACGACAAACTTGTTATGGTCGACCATCACGATCATGAATTCAGTCCAGAGAATAACGTAAACATCTGTGAGATATTCGATGTAATAAAGTCGGTGGACCCTACAGCAAGTACTCTGAACTCGAATCTGTTTTGTGACGAGTACGCTAATTCCACTGACCTAGCGTGCAGACGATTCTACTTCCAGAACGGACTCCCAGAGAATGGGATGTGCAAGAGGACCAGTAAAGATAACGTGGTACCCAAAATTGTGTACTATGTCATATTTGGGGCCTACACGTTCAAATTCTGGGAGTATGTTAGCGTGATGAGTGCGAAGAAGTTCATCAACCCGACGGCTATATACGTGATAGCCGACGCCCATCCCTTGGGGTACTGGTGGCAGCGCGTGCTCAGTGACGTCACAGGAGTAAGATTTATTTACCGGGAGAGGCCAAAGATCGGCAATTCCACTGTCAAGTGGAAGCATCACCTTTCAGATCTAGTCCGGCTCCAGATGCTGTTAG CGAACGGTGGGATATATCTGGACACGGACATGGTGGTGGTTCGGTCGCTGGACCCTCTGCGTCACAACGACATCACGATGGGCCTTATCGAGAACGGCACCGGCATGGGCAACGCCCTCATCATGGCGCGGCGGGGCTCGCCCTTCGTCAGGGAGTGGTACGAGAACTACAGCAACTACAAGAGCGACCAGTTCTACAGGAACTCGCTGCACGTGCCCAGAGACATGTGGATCAGAAACCCGAAATCCATTCACCTGGAGTCGGACAGATTTTACAGACCGAACTGGTTCGAAGCGGACCTTCTATTTAAAAAGACAGATTATCCGTGGAGGAACAACTACGCAATACATGTTTGGACCAATGGGAATCCGGTTCCCAAAAGTCCGGAAGTCCTGCGTAAATTAAACACTACCATTGCGCAGGTCTTCCGGCATGTGCTTTACGATGACCCCGAGATCGAAGGTCATTCATGA